In Streptomyces sp. NBC_00414, a single window of DNA contains:
- a CDS encoding transposase, translating into MAAPRKYSLELRERAVRMYRTSDPKPQIKKLAVDLGVHPEALRGWIRQAEADAGERDARLTTDERAELMALRKENAQLKRANDVLRTASAFFRGPARPDPAQVTALLDEHPHLGVECVLRELSIASSTYYRRRRAEREPCERRRRDVELTEQTKEIHVDSGGIYDSPRACTPSSDARASTSGANGSSA; encoded by the coding sequence ATGGCTGCCCCCAGAAAGTACTCGTTGGAGTTGCGTGAGCGTGCGGTGCGGATGTACCGGACTTCCGACCCGAAACCGCAGATCAAGAAACTCGCCGTCGATCTCGGCGTACACCCGGAGGCCCTGCGCGGCTGGATCCGGCAGGCCGAAGCCGACGCCGGCGAGCGCGACGCCCGGCTCACCACCGACGAGCGGGCCGAGCTGATGGCGCTGCGCAAGGAAAATGCCCAGCTCAAGCGTGCCAACGATGTCCTGCGGACGGCCTCGGCCTTTTTTCGCGGCCCAGCTCGACCCGATCCGGCCCAGGTGACGGCGCTCCTCGACGAGCACCCGCACCTGGGGGTCGAGTGCGTACTCCGGGAACTGTCCATCGCCTCCTCGACGTACTACCGCCGGCGTCGTGCCGAGCGCGAGCCGTGTGAACGCCGGCGCCGGGACGTGGAACTCACCGAGCAGACCAAGGAGATCCACGTCGACTCCGGCGGCATCTACGACTCGCCCCGCGCGTGCACGCCGTCCTCAGACGCGAGGGCGTCCACGTCGGGCGCAAACGGGTCGAGCGCCTGA
- a CDS encoding IS3 family transposase — protein MHAVLRREGVHVGRKRVERLMREADIAGISPRRKGFTRRDPKAALAPDLVEHDFTAKAPNRLWVTDLTMISAADGPLWLSAIRDAFSCRVVAWETSALADADLVLPTLEYALASREVTPGKLVHHADHGCQYTSAKLTTRLLRGGVQASMGSVGDSYDNALAENLWMLIKTECIRGRTFTIRAEANLVLFEYIDGFYNSRRIQKRLGYLSPVEFEEKHYADQATAERANLKPRQPALTSSSAPPARRGNLTGRSRSDPRRRPHPRCFGTKWSSLKVSPPCFRQRSLLWSTAWQRG, from the coding sequence GTGCACGCCGTCCTCAGACGCGAGGGCGTCCACGTCGGGCGCAAACGGGTCGAGCGCCTGATGCGCGAGGCCGACATCGCGGGCATCAGCCCACGCCGCAAGGGCTTCACGCGCCGCGACCCCAAGGCCGCCCTCGCCCCCGACCTGGTCGAGCACGACTTCACCGCGAAGGCCCCGAACCGGCTGTGGGTCACCGACCTGACGATGATCTCCGCTGCTGATGGGCCGTTGTGGCTCTCGGCGATCCGCGACGCCTTCTCCTGCCGCGTCGTCGCCTGGGAAACCTCCGCCCTCGCGGACGCCGATCTGGTCCTGCCGACGCTGGAGTACGCCCTCGCCTCCCGCGAGGTCACCCCCGGAAAGCTCGTCCACCACGCCGACCACGGGTGTCAGTACACGTCCGCGAAACTGACAACCCGGCTGCTGAGGGGGGGAGTTCAGGCTTCCATGGGATCCGTCGGGGACTCCTACGACAACGCCCTCGCGGAGAACCTCTGGATGCTCATCAAGACCGAATGCATCCGTGGCCGCACCTTCACCATCCGGGCCGAGGCCAACCTCGTGCTCTTCGAGTACATCGACGGCTTCTATAACAGCCGTCGCATCCAGAAACGGCTCGGCTACCTCAGTCCGGTCGAGTTCGAGGAGAAGCACTACGCCGACCAGGCGACAGCCGAACGGGCGAACCTAAAACCCCGTCAACCCGCCCTGACCAGCTCATCAGCACCTCCCGCACGCCGGGGGAACCTCACAGGTCGGAGCCGCTCCGATCCAAGGCGGCGCCCCCACCCAAGATGCTTCGGGACAAAGTGGTCCTCACTCAAAGTCTCACCGCCATGCTTCCGCCAGCGCAGCTTGCTCTGGTCGACGGCATGGCAGCGTGGCTGA
- a CDS encoding UDP-N-acetylglucosamine 1-carboxyvinyltransferase: MVGSELVQRKLGRRHHKSHRFEWERIDLNPLIYINGGGRLHGEAAPQGAKGCALLLAACSFLAPKPVVLSNVPGIADISTFIDIALDLRCDARYIEHKLSIDTTSLRCRTRIHKDLGARLRVTPTLAAALLVRTGSVKFPNPGGDSFCERPINLHLAAMEAAGASIIYENGYYVSTLSGAHPRAFKFSANTSRGPSLGATATSLILAARGRGTSLITNPSPEPEIAHLVNYLRNLGVLISYRSDGALEVTGSEGFRSSDYVLPSDRIEAGSLAIATMITSGQIKIMNFAPTDLPESFWSLLYDSGAEISFARDSCVIKSDGIYSRGSRGRHIITAPHPGFPTDLQPQAAVLATQVSTTTRITEGVHKRRSSHVLGLQAFGADVEKFGSTVRVRGRTPLRGATVVAADVRCAVAYVLAGLISSGETIVSGFYHLSRGHEDFAGILHRLGAEIRCVSN; encoded by the coding sequence ATGGTGGGTAGTGAACTCGTTCAGAGAAAATTAGGCAGACGGCATCACAAATCTCACCGGTTTGAATGGGAGAGGATAGATTTGAATCCTTTGATTTACATCAACGGGGGCGGCCGTCTACATGGCGAGGCAGCTCCACAAGGAGCGAAAGGTTGCGCACTTCTACTGGCGGCTTGTTCATTCCTCGCTCCGAAGCCCGTAGTTTTGAGCAACGTCCCTGGGATTGCTGACATTAGCACGTTTATTGATATTGCCTTAGATCTCCGCTGTGATGCCAGATACATCGAGCACAAACTGAGCATAGATACGACATCTCTGCGTTGCCGAACTCGAATTCACAAAGACCTTGGAGCTCGCCTAAGGGTAACGCCTACGCTGGCAGCCGCGCTACTAGTTAGGACGGGTTCCGTAAAATTCCCAAATCCCGGAGGAGACAGTTTCTGCGAACGTCCAATAAACCTGCATCTGGCGGCTATGGAGGCAGCAGGTGCATCGATCATTTATGAGAACGGGTATTATGTTTCAACGCTTTCCGGTGCTCATCCCCGCGCTTTCAAATTTTCCGCCAATACAAGTCGAGGGCCAAGCCTGGGAGCGACAGCGACTTCACTGATATTGGCTGCGCGTGGACGTGGCACTTCCTTGATCACAAACCCAAGCCCTGAGCCGGAGATCGCTCATCTCGTCAACTACCTTAGAAATCTTGGTGTGCTGATAAGTTACAGATCCGACGGTGCACTCGAAGTCACAGGCAGCGAAGGCTTTCGCAGTTCCGACTATGTTTTACCGTCCGACCGGATCGAAGCCGGATCATTGGCGATTGCCACAATGATCACAAGTGGCCAAATTAAAATAATGAACTTTGCCCCGACTGATCTACCGGAATCTTTCTGGAGTCTCCTGTATGACTCCGGGGCCGAAATTTCCTTCGCGCGTGATTCATGCGTCATCAAGTCTGATGGTATATATTCTAGGGGCTCAAGAGGTCGGCATATTATTACGGCGCCACACCCCGGCTTCCCTACCGACCTACAACCTCAAGCCGCAGTTCTTGCCACACAAGTGAGTACGACAACTCGAATAACCGAAGGAGTCCACAAGCGCCGGTCCAGTCACGTTCTTGGGTTACAGGCTTTTGGGGCAGATGTCGAAAAATTTGGGAGCACAGTCAGAGTGAGAGGTAGGACTCCACTACGGGGGGCAACAGTCGTTGCTGCTGATGTGCGTTGTGCAGTTGCCTATGTTCTCGCTGGTCTTATTTCTTCAGGGGAAACCATTGTTTCTGGATTCTATCATTTGAGTCGTGGTCACGAAGATTTCGCTGGCATCTTGCATCGCCTAGGCGCCGAAATTCGTTGCGTGAGTAACTGA
- a CDS encoding HAD family hydrolase — MIIKAVFFDCWDTLLDDTVELSGNIELRLAKQLSHARRVDGEVVNAEVRSEGKRFAAAIRAGRTVLTPTKRLKSILDSLPGAKPGEGDDTQLIRRTLANVDAAVHCIPVPPLPGARDILAELSAAGLTICLVSNTGWISSIAVRHVLERYSLMQYFSFCYFSEDGYYPKPNPEMFVCGLRDLAIEPSNAVHVGDQVRSDGVAALTAGLQRVVILEGRSRYREHQQTPFSADPRIIRVDSLNSGARAIADLRF; from the coding sequence GTGATCATCAAAGCAGTTTTCTTTGATTGCTGGGACACTCTGCTGGACGACACGGTGGAACTAAGCGGGAACATCGAGCTGCGCCTAGCCAAGCAGTTGTCGCACGCTCGACGGGTAGACGGCGAGGTCGTCAATGCGGAGGTACGCAGCGAGGGGAAGCGGTTCGCCGCAGCGATCCGTGCCGGCCGCACTGTGCTGACGCCCACGAAACGGCTCAAGTCCATCCTGGACAGCCTGCCCGGGGCAAAGCCAGGTGAAGGCGATGACACACAACTGATCCGTCGGACGCTCGCCAACGTGGACGCTGCGGTTCACTGCATCCCTGTACCCCCGCTGCCAGGGGCACGCGACATCCTGGCGGAACTCAGTGCGGCAGGGCTGACTATTTGTTTGGTCTCCAACACAGGTTGGATTTCCTCAATAGCCGTCCGACACGTACTTGAGCGATACTCCCTGATGCAATATTTCAGCTTCTGCTACTTCTCGGAAGATGGCTACTACCCAAAACCGAACCCGGAGATGTTCGTTTGTGGTTTGCGAGACCTGGCCATCGAACCATCAAATGCGGTGCACGTGGGCGATCAGGTTCGCAGCGACGGTGTTGCGGCTCTAACAGCGGGACTCCAGCGCGTCGTCATATTGGAGGGGAGGTCGCGCTACCGTGAGCACCAACAAACACCATTCAGCGCCGATCCACGCATCATCAGGGTCGACTCGCTCAACTCCGGGGCTCGGGCCATCGCGGACTTGCGCTTCTGA
- a CDS encoding nucleotide-binding protein produces MTHKPRLFIASSSEGLAYAEAIFSQLERVSEPSLWTHDMSSPSETLVESLERVIANTDYAVVVLSPDDVRQMRGSTSSIPRDNVIFEMGLLIGKLGRNKVFMVAPDVPQWPATLKGIDLHLPSDISGMLLLGYAKRTDGNTLASVATACRRISSTLASQSRNRGRPPHSEVAFWNNVQERHLSGLDLRSLVEGTQSSIFVSGISLRYLVHLCSNQLRKVLAAEVTVDILLPSHESVENGIYDPHKTHIRDEFPLALARWREFAKSLNDKERSLLNITETPLALTQSVGIYDGTMYVNSFCAGLDSQELPSFRLNSDLEAYRSYLVDINTHLAAGRKMAGGRSDNIVHSLLERMEGSK; encoded by the coding sequence GTGACACATAAGCCGCGGCTGTTCATCGCGTCGTCATCAGAAGGACTCGCCTACGCCGAAGCAATATTCTCCCAATTAGAGCGCGTTTCTGAGCCCAGTCTATGGACTCACGACATGTCCTCGCCGAGCGAGACATTAGTGGAGAGCCTTGAACGGGTTATTGCTAATACGGACTACGCTGTGGTCGTTCTCTCGCCCGACGATGTTCGCCAGATGCGCGGCAGCACTTCCTCAATACCAAGAGACAACGTCATCTTCGAAATGGGTCTGCTGATCGGAAAGCTCGGCCGAAACAAGGTCTTTATGGTCGCCCCCGACGTTCCGCAATGGCCCGCAACACTGAAAGGAATTGACCTCCATCTTCCGAGCGACATCTCTGGAATGCTTTTGCTAGGCTATGCAAAGCGGACGGATGGGAACACACTCGCAAGCGTAGCAACTGCATGCCGACGCATTTCGAGCACTTTGGCCAGTCAGAGCAGAAATCGCGGCCGCCCCCCACATTCCGAGGTGGCCTTTTGGAACAACGTGCAGGAGCGACATCTATCGGGCTTGGATCTTCGTAGTTTGGTTGAGGGAACTCAGTCATCAATATTCGTCTCTGGAATATCGCTCAGATACCTGGTACACCTGTGCTCAAATCAACTACGCAAAGTGCTGGCTGCGGAGGTAACTGTCGACATCCTGCTGCCATCGCATGAATCTGTGGAAAATGGCATATATGACCCGCATAAGACCCACATTCGGGACGAGTTCCCATTGGCTCTTGCGCGCTGGCGAGAATTTGCGAAAAGCTTGAACGACAAGGAAAGGAGCCTACTGAATATCACAGAGACACCACTAGCTCTAACCCAGTCCGTCGGTATCTACGACGGGACGATGTACGTAAACTCTTTCTGTGCCGGGCTGGATTCGCAAGAGCTCCCGAGTTTTCGGCTGAATTCGGACCTAGAAGCTTACCGCAGCTACCTCGTCGACATTAACACGCACTTGGCAGCAGGTCGCAAGATGGCTGGGGGTCGCAGCGACAACATCGTTCATTCTCTCCTGGAACGAATGGAGGGGAGCAAGTGA